From the bacterium genome, the window ACCAACCCCGGGAACCGTTAGCAGAGCGAGGGGCGATGGCGACACGAGAGACGGACGGCCTCTACGGTTACCTCGCGGAGTTCCGCGAGCCGTGGGACCTGATCGACGCGGCCGCCAAGGTCCGCGACGCCGGCTACACCCGCTGGGACTGCCACACGCCGTTCCCGCTGCACGGGCTGGACGGCGCCATGGGGATCCGCGGCACGCGCCTGCCTTGGCTGGTGCTCTGCGGCGGCCTGACCGGGCTGACCCTGGCGCTGTTGATGCAGTGGTGGATGAACGCGCACGACTACCCGTTCCTGATCAGCGGCAAGCCCCTGTTCGGGCTGCCGGCGGCGGTCCCGGTCACCTTCGAGCTGACGGTGCTGCTGAGCGCGCTGACGACGTTCTTCGGGATGTGGGGGCTCAACCTGCTGCCGCAGCACCACCACCCCCTGTTCAACAGCGAGCGGTTCCGGCGCGCGACGTCCGACCGCTTCTTCATCTCGATCGAGGCGCGCGACCCCCTGTTCCGGGGCGAGGGCACGCGCGAGTTCCTGGCGGGCCTGGGCGCCGACGCCGTCGAGCCCGTGGAGGACTGACCGATGCCGAGAATCATGAAGTCCGCCGCCGTGGTGCTGACCCTGCTCGCGCTCATCCCGGTGCTGATGCTGGTCAAGGCCCGCGTCACCGACAGCGGCCGGCC encodes:
- a CDS encoding DUF3341 domain-containing protein yields the protein MATRETDGLYGYLAEFREPWDLIDAAAKVRDAGYTRWDCHTPFPLHGLDGAMGIRGTRLPWLVLCGGLTGLTLALLMQWWMNAHDYPFLISGKPLFGLPAAVPVTFELTVLLSALTTFFGMWGLNLLPQHHHPLFNSERFRRATSDRFFISIEARDPLFRGEGTREFLAGLGADAVEPVED